A DNA window from Brassica napus cultivar Da-Ae chromosome A4, Da-Ae, whole genome shotgun sequence contains the following coding sequences:
- the LOC106429286 gene encoding citrate synthase 4, mitochondrial-like codes for MVFFRSVTALARLRSRVGQQSSLSNSVRWIQMQSSTDMDLKSQLQELIPEQQDRLKKLKSEHGKVQLGNITVDMVIGGMRGMTGLLWETSLLDPEEGIRFRGLSIPECQKVLPAAQSGGEPLPEGLLWLLLTGKVPSKEQVKALSQDLANRAAVPDYVYNAIDALPSTAHPMTQFASGVMALQVQSEFQKAYENGIHKSKFWEPTYEDCLNLIARVPVVAAYVYRRMYKNGDSVPSDKSLDYGANFSHMLGFDDDKMKELMRLYITIHSDHEGGNVSAHTGHLVGSALSDPYLSFAAALNGLAGPLHGLANQEVLLWIKSVVEECGENISKDQLKEYVWKTLNSGKVVPGYGHGVLRKTDPRYVCQREFALKHLPDDPLFQLVSKLYEVVPPVLTELGKVKNPWPNVDAHSGVLLNHYGLTEARYYTVLFGVSRSLGICSQLIWDRALGLALERPKSVTMDWLDAFCKKAKASSA; via the exons ATGGTGTTTTTCCGCAGCGTAACGGCCTTAGCTAGGCTGAGGTCTCGCGTT GGGCAACAATCTTCGCTCAGCAATTCCGTTAGATGGATTCAGATGCAGAGCTCTACCGATATG GACCTCAAGTCCCAGCTGCAAGAGTTGATTCCGGAACAACAG GACCGTTTGAAGAAACTGAAGTCAGAACATGGGAAGGTCCAACTGGGAAACATCACTGTTGATATG GTAATTGGTGGGATGAGAGGGATGACTGGATTGCTCTGGGAAACCTCATTGCTTGACCCGGAAGAG GGAATACGCTTTAGGGGCTTGTCAATTCCTGAGTGCCAGAAAGTATTGCCTGCTGCTCAGTCTGGAGGAGAGCCGTTACCCGAGGGTCTTTTGTGGCTTCTTTTAACTGGAAAG GTACCTAGTAAAGAGCAAGTTAAAGCACTATCACAAGACTTGGCAAACCGTGCTGCTGTGCCag ATTATGTGTACAATGCCATCGATGCCCTGCCTTCTACGGCTCATCCAATGACTCAATTTGCTAGCGGTGTTATGGCTCTCCAG GTGCAAAGTGAGTTCCAAAAGGCATATGAGAATGGAATTCACAAGTCAAA GTTCTGGGAGCCAACATACGAGGATTGCCTCAACCTGATTGCTCGTGTTCCTGTAGTAGCTGCATATGTTTATCGGAG GATGTATAAGAATGGCGATTCCGTTCCCTCAGATAAATCTTTGGATTATGGTGCAAATTTTTCCCACATGTTGggatttgatgatgataaaATGAAAGAGCTCATGAGGCTTTACATCACTATCCACAG TGATCATGAAGGTGGAAACGTTAGTGCTCACACTGGTCACCTG GTCGGTAGTGCACTTTCAGATCCGTATCTCTCATTTGCAGCTGCATTAAACGGTTTGGCTGGACCACTCCATGGTTTGGCTAATCAG GAAGTTTTGCTTTGGATCAAATCAGTTGTTGAGGAATGTGGAGAAAACATATCGAAAGACCAGTTGAAAGAATATGTCTGGAAAACATTAAACAGTGGCAAG GTTGTTCCCGGATATGGACATGGTGTTCTTCGCAAAACCGATCCAAGATATGTATGCCAAAGAGAATTTGCCTTGAAGCATTTACCTGATGACCCTCTTTTCCAGCTG GTCTCAAAGCTATATGAAGTTGTGCCTCCTGTTCTCACCGAACTCGGAAAG GTGAAGAACCCATGGCCAAATGTTGATGCTCACAGTGGAGTGTTACTCAACCACTATGGTCTAACCGAAGCAAG GTACTACACCGTGCTCTTCGGTGTCTCAAGGAGTCTTGGAATATGCTCTCag CTAATATGGGACAGAGCTCTTGGTCTGGCACTAGAGAGGCCAAAGAGT